In Phoenix dactylifera cultivar Barhee BC4 chromosome 11, palm_55x_up_171113_PBpolish2nd_filt_p, whole genome shotgun sequence, the following are encoded in one genomic region:
- the LOC103697398 gene encoding protein SINE1-like isoform X1: MGRNLILVLREELENLDKDPDSRRAAMKALESYVKDLDSRTIPLFLAQICETKEPGSSFGECRVSLFEVLARVHGRGMVPHIDSIMSMIIQTLLSSAGSFALQQACSKVVSAIARYGIDHSMPDDEKRRIVSSLCKPLSDCLMGPQESVASGVALCLKAFVGSDNWQFASDELVNEVCLKVAGALEEKQTQTSSHLSLAVALLKDNALIVEAYARSLVRSGLQILCAGVKDSDSRVRLSAIQMINILMKYVDSRSIFSEIPNIVDVMGKCQRDHMLNVRGAAFEALQTAKTIAAKKGSRYEVSPNPIIGLDFDRRNNGGKLWAAKDHIVKRGAGSPEVPTPESQTAVSFVDYDAFVDSLFPVEQSSCDFVCARHDKRRSWSGDFGVVGRTLKDGCLCKAGSSRGSSVIHFEQSKNGGLSETHKEHSETLSEVARPSITYLETRAITPSPQVSRRYLTADDIKACSTPHKILRSHQNSVNPSLEDLEQECSKMSMSTALGEVQWNHARAVSANDLSQNLNREVKGRRNHESRRELDNQQHILGAVLVTETTDSASSVGDHHADSACRDFFGSDCEGRNESRMPRKRSICGRAALHFICCLCIIFLAVVLSEWWIDDDEPSYVVPT; this comes from the exons ATGGGTAGAAATCTAATTCTGGTGCTCCGTGAGGAGCTCGAAAACCTCGACAAGGACCCGGACAGTCGCAGGGCCGCCATGAAGGCTTTAGAATCTTATGTCAAGGATCTGGACTCTAGAACCATCCCCCTCTTTCTTGCTCAAATCTGTGAAACCAAGGAGCCGGGCTCATCCTTCGGCGAGTGCAGGGTATCCCTGTTTGAGGTTCTTGCAAGGGTCCATGGCCGCGGCATGGTGCCACATATTGACAGCATCATGTCGATGATCATACAGACATTGCTTTCGAGCGCTGGATCTTTCGCCCTCCAGCAGGCATGCTCCAAAGTCGTTTCTGCAATTGCTCGGTATGGTATCGATCATTCCATGCCGGATGATGAGAAGAGGAGGATTGTTTCCTCCCTCTGCAAGCCGCTCTCTGATTGTCTGATGGGTCCCCAGGAGAGTGTCGCCTCCGGGGTGGCTCTATGCCTGAAGGCTTTTGTGGGGTCCGATAACTGGCAGTTTGCATCGGATGAATTGGTGAATGAAGTCTGCCTAAAAGTTGCTGGGGCTCTTGAGGAGAAGCAGACTCAGACGAGTTCTCATTTGTCATTGGCTGTGGCTCTACTGAAGGACAATGCTCTGATAGTTGAGGCTTATGCAAGGTCTCTCGTGAGATCTGGCTTACAGATTTTGTGTGCTGGTGTTAAAGATAGCGATTCTCGGGTAAGGTTATCAGCCATTCAGATGATTAATATCTTGATGAAGTATGTCGATTCGAGGAGCATTTTTTCAGAAATTCCAAACATTGTTGATGTCATGGGGAAATGCCAGAGGGATCATATGCTGAATGTCAGAGGTGCAGCTTTCGAGGCATTACAGACTGCTAAGACAATAGCTGCAAAGAAAGGATCTAGATATGAAGTCTCTCCTAATCCAATCATTGGTTTAGATTTTGATAGGAGAAACAATGGGGGAAAGTTATGGGCAGCCAAAGATCATATAGTCAAGAGGGGTGCTGGTTCTCCTGAAGTTCCCACGCCCGAGTCACAAACTGCTGTTTCTTTTGTTGATTATGATGCTTTTGTGGATTCATTATTCCCAGTTGAGCAATCATCTTGTGACTTTGTGTGTGCTAGACATGACAAAAGAAGGTCGTGGAGTGGTGACTTTGGTGTGGTGGGCAGGACATTGAAAGATGGCTGCCTTTGCAAGGCTGGCTCCAGTCGTGGTAGTTCAGTAATTCATTTTGAGCAGTCTAAAAATGGAGGGCTAAGTGAGACACACAAAGAGCACTCAGAGACATTGTCTGAAGTTGCCCGGCCCAGCATCACATATTTGGAAACAAGAGCCATTACTCCCAGTCCTCAG GTATCTAGACGATATCTTACTGCTGACGACATAAAGGCATGCTCAACTCCGCATAAGATTCTCCGTTCTCATCAGAATTCAGTAAATCCCAGCTTGGAGGACCTTGAGCAAGAATGTAGTAAGATGTCAATGAGCACAGCCTTAGGTGAGGTGCAGTGGAACCATGCAAGGGCAGTAAGTGCGAATGATCTCTCACAGAATTTGAACCGTGAGGTTAAAGGAAGAAGGAATCATGAAAGCAGGAGAGAGTTGGACAATCAGCAGCATATCCTGGGTGCTGTCTTGGTGACAGAAACCACTGACTCGGCGTCGTCTGTGGGTGATCATCATGCAGATAGTGCTTGCAGAGACTTTTTCGGATCAGATTGTGAAGGCAGAAATGAAAGTCGAATGCCACGCAAAAGGAGTATATGTGGTAGAGCTGCTCTCCATTTTATCTGTTGCCTTTGCATAATTTTTCTTGCGGTTGTCTTATCAGAGTGGTGGATTGATGATGATGAGCCTTCTTATGTAGTTCCAACATAA
- the LOC103697398 gene encoding protein SINE1-like isoform X2 → MGRNLILVLREELENLDKDPDSRRAAMKALESYVKDLDSRTIPLFLAQICETKEPGSSFGECRVSLFEVLARVHGRGMVPHIDSIMSMIIQTLLSSAGSFALQQACSKVVSAIARYGIDHSMPDDEKRRIVSSLCKPLSDCLMGPQESVASGVALCLKAFVGSDNWQFASDELVNEVCLKVAGALEEKQTQTSSHLSLAVALLKDNALIVEAYARSLVRSGLQILCAGVKDSDSRVRLSAIQMINILMKYVDSRSIFSEIPNIVDVMGKCQRDHMLNVRGAAFEALQTAKTIAAKKGSRYEVSPNPIIGLDFDRRNNGGKLWAAKDHIVKRGAGSPEVPTPESQTAVSFVDYDAFVDSLFPVEQSSCDFVCARHDKRRSWSGDFGVVGRTLKDGCLCKAGSSRGSSVIHFEQSKNGGLSETHKEHSETLSEVARPSITYLETRAITPSPQISRRYLTADDIKVCLTPHKILRSHQNSVNPRLEDLEQECSKMAMSTALCEVQWNHARTVSAKDLSQNLNREVKGRRNHESRRELDNQQHILGAVLVTETTDSVLSVGDHHADSACRDFSRSDCEGRNDSRMPRKRSICGRAALHFICCLCIIFLAVVLSEWWIDDDELSYVVPA, encoded by the exons ATGGGTAGAAATCTAATTCTGGTGCTCCGTGAGGAGCTCGAAAACCTCGACAAGGACCCGGACAGTCGCAGGGCCGCCATGAAGGCTTTAGAATCTTATGTCAAGGATCTGGACTCTAGAACCATCCCCCTCTTTCTTGCTCAAATCTGTGAAACCAAGGAGCCGGGCTCATCCTTCGGCGAGTGCAGGGTATCCCTGTTTGAGGTTCTTGCAAGGGTCCATGGCCGCGGCATGGTGCCACATATTGACAGCATCATGTCGATGATCATACAGACATTGCTTTCGAGCGCTGGATCTTTCGCCCTCCAGCAGGCATGCTCCAAAGTCGTTTCTGCAATTGCTCGGTATGGTATCGATCATTCCATGCCGGATGATGAGAAGAGGAGGATTGTTTCCTCCCTCTGCAAGCCGCTCTCTGATTGTCTGATGGGTCCCCAGGAGAGTGTCGCCTCCGGGGTGGCTCTATGCCTGAAGGCTTTTGTGGGGTCCGATAACTGGCAGTTTGCATCGGATGAATTGGTGAATGAAGTCTGCCTAAAAGTTGCTGGGGCTCTTGAGGAGAAGCAGACTCAGACGAGTTCTCATTTGTCATTGGCTGTGGCTCTACTGAAGGACAATGCTCTGATAGTTGAGGCTTATGCAAGGTCTCTCGTGAGATCTGGCTTACAGATTTTGTGTGCTGGTGTTAAAGATAGCGATTCTCGGGTAAGGTTATCAGCCATTCAGATGATTAATATCTTGATGAAGTATGTCGATTCGAGGAGCATTTTTTCAGAAATTCCAAACATTGTTGATGTCATGGGGAAATGCCAGAGGGATCATATGCTGAATGTCAGAGGTGCAGCTTTCGAGGCATTACAGACTGCTAAGACAATAGCTGCAAAGAAAGGATCTAGATATGAAGTCTCTCCTAATCCAATCATTGGTTTAGATTTTGATAGGAGAAACAATGGGGGAAAGTTATGGGCAGCCAAAGATCATATAGTCAAGAGGGGTGCTGGTTCTCCTGAAGTTCCCACGCCCGAGTCACAAACTGCTGTTTCTTTTGTTGATTATGATGCTTTTGTGGATTCATTATTCCCAGTTGAGCAATCATCTTGTGACTTTGTGTGTGCTAGACATGACAAAAGAAGGTCGTGGAGTGGTGACTTTGGTGTGGTGGGCAGGACATTGAAAGATGGCTGCCTTTGCAAGGCTGGCTCCAGTCGTGGTAGTTCAGTAATTCATTTTGAGCAGTCTAAAAATGGAGGGCTAAGTGAGACACACAAAGAGCACTCAGAGACATTGTCTGAAGTTGCCCGGCCCAGCATCACATATTTGGAAACAAGAGCCATTACTCCCAGTCCTCAG ATATCTAGACGATATCTTACTGCTGACGATATAAAGGTATGCTTAACTCCGCATAAGATTCTCCGATCTCATCAGAATTCAGTAAATCCCAGATTGGAGGACCTTGAGCAAGAATGTAGTAAGATGGCAATGAGCACAGCCTTATGTGAGGTGCAGTGGAACCATGCAAGGACAGTAAGTGCGAAGGATCTCTCACAGAATTTGAACCGTGAGGTTAAAGGAAGAAGGAATCATGAAAGCAGGAGAGAGCTGGACAATCAACAGCATATCCTGGGTGCTGTCTTGGTGACAGAAACCACTGACTCGGTGTTGTCTGTGGGTGATCATCATGCAGATAGTGCTTGCAGAGACTTTTCCAGATCAGATTGTGAAGGCAGAAATGATAGTCGAATGCCACGCAAAAGGAGTATATGTGGTAGAGCTGCTCTCCATTTCATCTGTTGCCTTTGCATAATTTTTCTTGCGGTTGTCTTATCGGAGTGGTGGATTGATGATGATGAGCTTTCTTATGTAGTTCCAGCATAA